The nucleotide sequence GGGTGGAGATCACCGATGGGGCGCTCTCCATCGCGGATCACCCTTTCAGGAAGAGCACAGCTTTTCTCCTCGGCAACGAGGTCTGCTCCGCTTGCATTGAAGTTTTTGCTCCTTATTCTTTTTCTTATGATTATGAACATTTTTTggaatttcttcttatcgtgatgAAGGGAACGGGGCTCTCCGCGAAGGAGTGTGAGATATGTGACTTCTTTGTTTACATTCCCCAATACGGATGTGGAACTGCATCACTTAATGTCACAGTTGCGGCTTCTATTGTACTGCATCACTTCGGAGGTAATTTTGATTTCCTTCTGCTATCCAGAAGCCATTTCTTTTCTCTGTATTGATCtcatttttttaattcaagaacTGATGTCTGTTGCTTTAGATAAGTGCGTTATATAATTGATGTTCTGTTTTCTGGTGCATTTTTATGCAACAATTAGAAATTTACTATTAAGTAAATTTAATAGCTAAATACAAATGTCACAAGCTTTAACCTACTAATTTAATAGCTATGAAGGATGTGCACTTTCTAGTATACTCAGAGAGTTGTTGAAGTTATTGAGAAACTAGTTGCAAGTATGTATGCTAAAATGTGATTTGACTAGAACTTGAAACTGCTGTACAAGGTCTGTCCCACGGTTGTCCATGCAGAAAATTGGCAGCTTGTCTGTTTGTTTATTCATTCAAAATGTGAAGCTTTAATTGTAAGGAGAAGTGCCTGGACCTTCCATCTTCTCTCCACTTTGCTTTCCTAGATGACATTTAAGATGAAGGTCTTTGTGCATACACTGGATTTTGGAATTGCAATTCTACTTTATATCTCTAGGTTTTCTATGATAACTTCAAAACTTTTTTGGATGCACATTGTTGTTTGCTTTTATTAGATTAAACCTAGAAGCAACCACTATAGATTATTtgagaactttttttttattcatcttGATGATCAAATAGGTCCATGGCGTCTATTCATAGATATTTGTAACCATATCTTTCTGCTCTCTGCcattcaaattattatttactCTGCTATGAATACAAAGCATAGTAGTTGTTGAGCATCTAATTGTTATGAGAATTTGTATGTTGATGGGATTTTGATTTAAGGCCTTTAGCAACCAAACCATTGCATTCAGTGTTTTCAAAAGGTGCTCAGATGaagcgaggcgaggcgagacACGAGCAGCTAGTAACATGACGGGGCGAGACGTTTCAATAAAGTGCCACTCGGCGCGCGCTAGAGCTTAGGTGCTGGGCAACTTGAGTGTGCGCCCAAGCCAAACTGGTCGTGGCTCAGCCTAGGTTCGAGTCTAGGTGGCTAAGTTGGTTTAACCGAACCAACTAATGCCACTTACCCCCCAACCCAGTGAAAGCAACAAGCAAAACCCTATGCTCCATCCTCTGCCATTGGCAACTTCATCCACCGCCATTTCCAGCTTCGTCTGCTACCATTTTCCACCATTTCCACCTTCCCCCACAGCCTTGCACCGGTTACTTCTCCATCTCCTCTCTTTCTTATTTTATAGGTAATAGCCTTTTACACTGTTAAGAAGAACGTACCTTTTCGTTACTCATACAAGTTAAGCACTAGAAGTGTAGTGATAAATGATGTTACATCAAAATGTCAAGGTTTTATTCCAAaagtcaagaaaagaagaaaataaaagggaTCTACCATGCTGTCTTTTATCTGTCTTTTTAGAACTTCAATTAGGAATTTTAACCTCAGTCACTTGATGGTTTGAAGAAAAGGGAACATTTGAACAGCCATGCAGCTTACTTGGCTGGTATAAAAAGACAACCAGATCCCGTATGGCTCCATGTTTATTAATCTTCATAAAAGAACTACAATGATAGTGTTTCTATGGCCTGTGTCCATCACCACTTCTAGAAAATACACACACATTATGTATAAGTAAGCTTATGAGAGCTGTTAGGTAGGCATAATTGCAAGAGATATAATTTGGTAATTTATATGATTCCAATTTGatgtgtcatttttatttttatgatcatatttaattatttgtcaatcgtaatatatattttttaaattttaatattcggGAGAATCTTGCTTTGCTCGGGCGGGCATCTCCTTGGATGTTTTGGAACCTTGGCGCCATTTGGTGCATAGCACTTTTAAAACTACTGATTGCATCTGGTTAACCAATTCCGGACTGAACATTTGCTCTACACATATTTCAACTGTAAATTGTATATATGTCCATACAGATTAGGACAGGTTTCCACTAAAATGGTTGCTGACAATAAGAACTTCTCTATAGTTGTTAAACACCATCAGTGAATGCACTGACAAAAATGATTTGAAGGAGTTCACAGTATTTCACTagtataaaagaataaaataggaAGTAGTCCTAAACTGTACCTTAAGTTGCGAGCAAATAGAAAAAAACTATATCCTCAATCACATAACCCACCACGTAGTATAACTTATATTCATGGTACACTTTTTTGATTATGGAAAATATTAAATGGATGTGCAAAATGCAGATCTGTTAACTATTgaaaattattcaaaattatatcatgagaAATTAAAGAAGATTTCAGGGAACAAGCAAACAAGCTTAGTTCTGTTGTGTTTATGTGAGCTCCAGACAAGCCGTTACAGGGGCAACATAGATTAGTTATAATTTGAGTTTACCCTGCCTTAAACGACAAGAATGTGCTTATTGACAACTTGACCAAGATGAGGGAGTTGGTATACTCGGGGGCTCGGGGCACATCGTCGGCTCATCCGAGTCAAGATAGATCCTGAGAAGACGAAATCTGTAAGGGAATGATCACAGGTATAGAAAGAGATAGTAAAAAACCACTAGAGACTCACCCCTATAATATTTGATTGATGTCGGCACGCCGAAGTAATAAGCTAACGCACCTGGCCAGAACAGAAAATCATTCCAGTTGTGAGAAAGCAGGAGTcagaaagaaaataagaaaaatgagGCAGTGGATATATCCTTCCTGTCCTAGTGGTATGGTTAAAATAAACTTCTTCCTCTGAGGAGAACTCCAAGACTTATTTGCCTAGTTGGTCTAGGGAGAAAAAGTAAATCAATTTGGCTTTCTCATGGTCTTTGGTTTGTATGTACCAATGGTTAATGAGTCATGGACTATTACTTATATATAGTAATTAGTCAAGTAATAGAATGGATTCTTTTGTTCCTAAAGAACTTATAACATTCATTGCTCAAATATTGTAAGGTGATTTCACGACATGCAAGGAAATTATTTGTTAAAGGCATCAAAGAAACTATTGACACCAAAAGATGCTATATTAAGCAATGATCCTGATAAGGATCATATTACAATTTTGTTTGAAGATTAATCTCTAGGGATGGAACCCTATGGAATTGTAAACAACTTACATTTTTAAAACATATGATACTAGATAACTGTAAAATTCTCTTTACACTATAATGGATGTTTCAAAATATGTTGTCTTCAGGTAGAAACCATATTATGGAATATTTAATGATTTTGGAATACAAAAGTTGTGGTAAAAGTTTGGAAGTTAAATTTGATTTTTACGATGCCATTCAATATAGATCTCTACCAATAGGCATCCAgaaaacagtgatttaaaaagcgctaggcgccaaggtccaaaaacgcccgaggcgctcgcccgagcaaagcaagacgttaaaatataaaaatatataatataattaataaacataattatttaaaattttaaataaaaatatgctattaaattaagaaaatctaagatacgaaatcataatgtcacattaacaaaaagtttcaaataaataaaaattaacagtattaaaatcaaaataatatattattaatctattaacaatattgaaaattaatcatttcaaataaatttaataatattagcagtatacagtatacgtatactgttaaaaggaagtgtaaaggggtgctaAGCCTACTGACTAAGAAAAGaggaagcagcagcggcgagcggtgacaacggcgagcagcgggagcggcgagtggTGATAGCGGTAGCGTTTGCTAGCAGCGACAGCAGGACCAGGAGCGgcaagcagcgggaggcgcgagcggcgacaacgggAGCGTTTGTGAGCAGTGACAGCGGCGAGCAACtggatcgggatcggcagcggcgagggttagggttcagttgtcacttatatcagttttagttggttcgattgaactaacTAACCATCATAGAtcaaaccagacctaaaatcctggttcggtcgccttggttaactcgggcgctcgcccgaagcgcccaacgcctgggctcgagcgagcgcccaggcggcgcctatttgaagcgcgccgcctgggagattagcgaggcactcgggcctcgcctcgcctcgcctctccCGAGCGCCtaagcgagcgcccgagcgccttttaaaATCGCTGCCAGAAAATTCTATGAGAAAGAATAATATGAGATATTATCACTACTAGTTGGACTagttttatttttctcaatagaGTTTGATGGCAGAGAATTGATCCATGATGCCAACTTTTACTAATGCATTTAATATGTTTAGGAGGTTTAATGCCTATTTGGGAAAGCTTCTGGTGGACTGGAAACAGATCTACATGTAGACCTCTAGAATTGCAAATATATAATTTCCTTGCTCTTATGTTACAGATGCACACCTTGGATCTTTGTATGTGAGCAAATATCTTTCAGTTTTGTGCATGCAAATATGAAGATTTACCATGAATACAAGCAACGGTCCTATACTCAAgattttttgctaatttttgcAGCATTTacacagtttttttttctttatgctgTTTATGGTTTTTTATTGGGTGATAGATTGATTTTTTCATTGTATTATATGTGAAATTAATTTACTTTGCATTTTGCAGCTTTGGTGCTTTAACTTTTTCTCTTAGAATTCTTGTTTTCCTTCTCCCATTTGTTCTGTTGAACTGGTTTCTTTATGATATCTGCTCAATTTAACTCACTTTACAGTGGCACTGCTCTAATAGAGTAACCAATTCAGTAAAAGGGCTGCACTTACAAAGTTGACAATCAAACAAACTTCTCATGGCTAGTTGATTGTTGGCAATGATGTGTATCAATGGCAACTAAACATCTGTCAAGGAAAGCTATCCTAGAACTAAAAGATTTCAGAGATCTGTTGTTTAAGGTTAGAGGAATACTTCTCTATATGAAGTAGAGGACAGGTTGTAGTGGTATGCTAAGAGCTAGGGAATTTATATTCTCTTGATCTTTACAAATTCTTGAGTTGTTATCAATCTGTTTCTGGGAAAAATGTCAGTGATATGCCCTGGAATTCATTGTCAAACTTTGCACACTCAACGTGCGTTATGACACTCTTGCCTTTGCGTCTTTAGCATCTTGTTTGATGACTAACATTTTCTTTTTGATGGGTTTTAAGATCAGTGAATTCTGcaattttaaataatttgaacTCTATGATACTTGGTCATGCTGCAATGTAGTGTTGTTCATTCCTTTTCTGTTTCCGCTCTCTTACGCTCTCATCTCCTTTCTATGGGATCCCTCCAGTTTGGGCAGGTTTTCCTGAAAGAAGTAGAGAGGGCAACAAGTTCACCGTAGCTGAGAAACCCGTCAAGCAGATTAGGAGGAATTATTGTGCCAGTTCGGTTGAATCCATTGTGGAGGAGCGGAAGAGCAGAAAGCAATCAGCTTCTATAGATATCTTTGAGGAGAACGGGACCAATGATTCCAAGTTGACAAACCTTTTGGAAGCCCTGTTTGATGATTGAGTGCAGTGTATGACCATCTGAGAGGAAAGATAGATGGTCATCTCGGGGAAGCTACATACATATACACTAGTAACCTAAACTTAGGTCAggcagcttctttttttttttttttttttgatgtgttAGCTAGTTTGTATGAGTACGTTACAGTTTTTATGACTTACACATTTATTAGTTGATTTTGAATTATGCATGACTTTGAATTCCCGTATATACCGTGTTTAATGTGGTCGAAACCCTAAACATTCAACTGAATGAATGTTGTAACCGAGTTCGTCTTCATTTCTTTGAGAGTCTGCGTCAGAAATTAGTTGACTTGCATCCTTTAGAAGTGACGCTACACAACTTTTCCTTTCACAACGTAATCTTGTTCTTAGCAACACTGATATTTGCTCTAAAGAACACATCTAAGATCTTTATTTATTACCTACATCATTTCCATGTCTTATTTAAATGTCATATACTTAATTATTTTACGTATCTTTCATGTGACTAACTGGCTCATCAACTTGATGTCATATACTTAATTATTTTACTTAAATGTTGTCTCTCTTTTTTGCGTTGGAGTAGAACATATTTATATACACCACACACCTCATGGTCTGCACTTTCACTGATCTGTCGCCAATGGCAGTAAAAGGAGAAGTAATTCCATGTCTCAAACTGGTGAAAGAATGCTTCTCTTTACGTTGTTTCTCACTCAAAATGCTTGCTAACAGGACAAGATCATGCATCCAACTAAGAACTAGAAACAAAGATTACTTTAGAACGGGAAAGCAGTAACCCATGAATCCAAGAGTACCTTCCCTATGGCCGTTCCATCTACATGTACATACATAGCAAcatcaatttgaatcttttcgctACTTGTTGTGGTTTTTTTTTGCTGTTAAGGACATGAATCAAACAGTCAAAGCAGTCAAGTCCTTGTTGATAATTAGAAATAGACCTCGGTCTTAGCTGTTACTTGTTTTCTCTGTTGTGAGTACTGAGATTGCTGTCCTCCTATCACTTGCCTTTCGGTGGCATGCGCCGCAAAAATGACTGACGACACAACCGATAACAACTCCCCTCTTTCCCGTTGGCGATCCATATCTTCTATACTAAGATGATGGGAGAGAACACtcacagaaagagagagagagagagagagagagagagagagagagagagagatggttagAAAGAACAGCTTGACTGACGAGAATTTGCAGTCGGGAAAGCCCCGTCCACCTCGAATGATATGCTTTGGGAACCGCGCTATTCTACTAGTCAAAACACTcggagagaagaaggaagagagaaGCTAAAGTCTGCTTTCAGAACCGTGCAGTTCTAGTCGTCTTTCTTAGGGTTACTGGGGACCCAAAGCCACCTGAAACTGTACAGTTCATAGCCTCAGAGATTAATCATGTACAATTCACCTACTTCCTCCACTAAACCCAACTCATTGCACACACAACAGACACTC is from Musa acuminata AAA Group cultivar baxijiao chromosome BXJ3-8, Cavendish_Baxijiao_AAA, whole genome shotgun sequence and encodes:
- the LOC135644980 gene encoding uncharacterized protein LOC135644980, encoding MDAGEAATLPASVESLVVVHNVAKRHNVGTMARSATAFGVSEIVLVGRRDFNAFGSHGSTSHLRFRHFHSLSQARHYLKEERNCDICGVEITDGALSIADHPFRKSTAFLLGNEGTGLSAKECEICDFFVYIPQYGCGTASLNVTVAASIVLHHFGVWAGFPERSREGNKFTVAEKPVKQIRRNYCASSVESIVEERKSRKQSASIDIFEENGTNDSKLTNLLEALFDD